A single region of the Plasmodium reichenowi strain SY57 chromosome 9, whole genome shotgun sequence genome encodes:
- a CDS encoding hypothetical protein (conserved Plasmodium protein, unknown function), whose translation MIFLRNGFFFLFSVLTSCYINLFTQCLGEEFEKIKYPQDVTKIKYYDNSHKIDSKYLYKHVAKGMLQDLIVTVQIDKDREVDKILFLPKKKTYMKIIGDWSDYPKEKNNEICLAFVLQKYFKKEKEKKCTKDFFTSGNIYNVCYNDNNYSIKNLYLYIEISQKYLEKLFSSYSIPVIVNTENNIIYFANDKMKSKEEKPILDLHICYKSNYETPTYLGKLIFNSYPININRNKDQFDIIYTKSFLTNNWDYNLSIKGNYITSYNRVVFVRIPRDSPPNKMKCPPFWDYSVLGSGPLHKIKKKNKDNIIQNMVQYSFSNKNIQNYYIPFLKKDELQTNESYIICLYSDENDFEGMQIINAHFYINTTDSIILIFLIIFIVVFLPLIFSLTYLCVLFKMNILKVKMQKLQLLNRKDEIEDRLKNELNLDQYESI comes from the coding sequence ATGATTTTTCTGCGAAATggctttttttttcttttttctgTTTTAACTTCttgttatattaatttgtttACGCAATGCTTAGGTGAAGAGTTtgagaaaataaaatatccGCAGGATgtaacaaaaataaaatattacgATAACTCACATAAAATAGATagtaaatatttatataaacatgTCGCGAAGGGTATGTTACAAGATTTAATTGTGACAGTTCAAATTGATAAAGATAGAGAAGTTGACaagatattatttttaccaaaaaaaaaaacatatatgaaaataattgGTGACTGGTCAGATTATCCaaaagagaaaaataatgaaatatgtTTAGCGTTTgtattacaaaaatatttcaaaaaagaaaaagaaaaaaaatgtacaaAAGATTTTTTCACGTCtggaaatatatataatgtatgttataatgataacaattattcaataaaaaatttatatttatatatagaaatatcacaaaaatatttagaGAAATTGTTTTCTTCATATAGTATACCAGTTATTGTTAATacagaaaataatataatatattttgcaaatgataaaatgaaatcaaaagaagaaaaacCAATTTTAGATTTACATATTTGTTATAAATCAAATTATGAAACACCAACATATTTAGgaaaattaatatttaattcatatccaataaatattaataggAATAAAGATCAATTcgatattatatatacgaaatcatttttaacaaataattgggattataatttatcaaTAAAAGGAAATTATATTACTTCATATAATCGTGTTGTATTTGTTAGGATACCAAGAGATTCACCTCctaataaaatgaaatgtCCGCCTTTCTGGGATTATTCAGTATTAGGATCTGGACCcttacataaaataaaaaaaaaaaataaagataatattatacaaaatatggtacaatattcattttcaaataaaaatatacaaaattattatatcccttttttaaaaaaagatgaatTACAAACTAATGAAagttatattatatgtttatattcAGATGAAAATGATTTTGAAGGTATGCAAATTATTAATGCAcacttttatattaatacaacagattctattattttaatattcttAATTATCTTTATCGTAGTTTTTCTTCCTCTTATCTTTTCattaacatatttatgCGTACTTTtcaaaatgaatattttaaaagtaaaaatgCAAAAATTACAGCTTCTTAATAGAAAAGATGAAATAGAAGATAGATTAAAAAACGAATTAAATCTGGATCAATATGAATCAATTTGA
- a CDS encoding selenide water dikinase, putative — MRICKRIDPVIDIVIVGFGMSSKCFVDIFLSKNELKGVNITIISKNTFVFLDRYVQCIEICKDTYIDIYKYCKERNILFINEEVESIDSDKKIIKFSSDRNHLCYDYLLCDFDYKSSYLMNNNDLSHMNIYTYKDKNLFFYYTHIIYLSLIKSQNNKITDKKEYMKWKTFFSKNIPLQKFYNFCSYNDKYVENIIDIYNFFDILLNNNMPYYDFKIVQEKVKILNVLKNKNPLIKEIVKNENYNFHLSSIEEKDETKQTNDTSDNIFQLLILCDENNYNFGKNLYYEIFENLHKISISVKIIYVHIIINEEKCNKKENINNTISNNNNNNNNNIKNNIYNNSNVYINNNMKCSKFCSYFVQVREIKQVKKREDKHIIEYIDMNNKLSTIFFDECINITNLKYPSYIYKSGYDIDNNKNINNFCQYYKDESLYFLNQITNYDTYTICQNVYINIYNNIHKKEYINIDHVKDHIYIYNWKQKHITIEHFSINHIYELLINIYNKIVKIIKFNLIYIYKHTLTQNKVKPFLINKKYLIDNYLNEKKKKIITIEKKNKSSSIDLFINLIMYIYNQFLYYITHFENIFFHTKQEEHILNTTNNSKMKTNCNIKNINNTNQNTELLPAYMYDEYKKEYENRLIIKKKTSYKLVQHNNNNNNSIELNEDNNKNDYIKGTDDPFVIVECNNFGKETILHTSDNKKVQSYIKESIDKIINRNTCGGCGSKVPSNVLSNSLKSLDIFNSPNVYLGVEGSDDCCIFVHSKSKNTEQSPALVQTIDFFKSFIDDEYILGSIIAIHSLSDIYSMGGTGICALCVLIVKDNIERKLQQRLENVLTGCCQKLKEERCVLSGGHTCAGNENYVGLAVTGKIKKRKEKKIQQKNGNKNIMKFEQDKSENEDNSHVEQLINQNNINNIHNINNIEFEEDEHKINKETNSYFEKHQMLKENYLFLPKGNGDIKNGDVIITTKMFGFGFIMAAHIIKKAKARWIYSCLDEMLISNRKSGLYFLQNNAKACTDVTGFGILGHLNEMLKCSRKEIYLQHKKTNYKHNDNLDQTTKDDYSKNQDKQIKQKKKKILNMCDQNNNKLNMLGAKIKLNNIIIAEGVQECIENNIYSSMYKKNHYLCNNIINLDEAQLYSKYGILFDPQTSGGLMAIVQKEKATQILSDLKNMGYPNSSIIGEIINVQYEKFNNKSIQDISLSDYLDTTDSIYVEL; from the coding sequence TGTACAATGTATTGAAATATGTAAGGATACgtatattgatatatataaatattgtaaaGAGAGGAacattctttttattaacgAAGAAGTTGAAAGCATTGATTCGGataagaaaattataaaatttagTTCTGATAGAAATCATTTATgttatgattatttattatgtgattttgattataagagttcttatttaatgaataataatgatttaagtcatatgaatatatatacatataaggataagaatttatttttttattatacacatataatatatttatctttaataaaatcacaaaataataaaataacagataaaaaggaatatatgaaatggaaaacatttttttctaaaaatatacctttacaaaaattttataatttttgttcatataatgataaatatgtggaaaatattatagacatttataatttttttgatattctattaaataataatatgcCATATTACGATTTTAAAATAGTTCAGGAAAAAGtcaaaatattaaatgttttgaagaataaaaatcctttaattaaagaaattgtaaagaatgaaaattataattttcatttatcTAGTATTGAAGAAAAGGATGAAACAAAGCAAACAAATGATACTagtgataatatattccagctcttaatattatgtgatgaaaataattataattttggaaaaaatttatactatgaaatttttgaaaatttacataaaatatctatatctgttaagataatatatgtacacataataataaatgaagaaaaatgtaataaaaaggaaaatataaataatacaataagtaataataataataataataataataatattaaaaataatatttataataatagtaacgtttatattaataataatatgaagTGTTCAAAGTTTTGTTCCTATTTTGTTCAGGTTCGTGAAATAAAACaagtaaaaaaaagagaagataaacatattatagaatatatagatatgaataataaattaagtaccattttttttgatgaatgtataaatataactaatttaaaatatccatcatatatttataaatctGGTTATGatattgataataataaaaatattaataatttttgtcaatattataaagatgaatcattatattttctaaatCAAATAACAAATTATGATACTTATACCATATGTCAAAATGTCtacattaatatttataataatatacataaaaaagaatatattaatattgaTCATGTAAAAGATcatatctatatatataattggAAACAAAAACATATAACTATTGAACATTTTTCaattaatcatatatatgaattattaataaatatttataacaaaatcgttaaaataattaaatttaatttaatttatatatataaacatacTCTTACACAAAATAAAGTGAAACCCTTTTTAatcaataaaaaatatcttatagataattatttaaatgaaaaaaaaaaaaaaataataactatagaaaaaaaaaacaaatcTTCTTCTATTGATTTGTTcataaatttaattatgtatatatataaccaatttttatattatataacccattttgaaaatatattcttccATACCAAACAAGAAGAACATATTCTTAATACAACTAATAATAGTAAAATGAAAACTAACTGTaatatcaaaaatataaacaacACTAATCAGAACACAGAATTATTACCTGCATATATGTATGAcgaatataaaaaagagtACGAAAACAGATTgataattaaaaagaaaactTCGTATAAACTCGTacaacataataataataataataatagtatcgaattaaatgaagataataataaaaatgattatatCAAAGGAACAGATGATCCATTTGTTATTGTAGaatgtaataattttgGAAAAGAAACTATCCTTCATACATCAGATAACAAAAAAGTAcaatcatatataaaagaaagtatcgacaaaataattaatagAAATACATGTGGAGGATGTGGTTCAAAAGTTCCATCTAATGTATTATCTAATTCTTTAAAATCATTagatatttttaattctcCAAATGTTTATTTAGGAGTTGAAGGAAGTGATGATTGTTGTATATTTGTTCATAGTAAATCCAAAAACACTGAACAAAGTCCTGCTCTTGTTCAGACAATcgatttttttaaatcatttattgatgatgaatatatattaggATCAATAATAGCTATTCATTCATTGTCtgatatatatagtatGGGGGGCACAGGGATATGTGCATTATGTGTTCTTATAGTGAAGGATAATATTGAAAGAAAATTACAACAAAGGTTAGAAAATGTTCTAACCGGATGTTGTCAAAAATTAAAGGAAGAAAGATGTGTGTTAAGTGGAGGACACACTTGTGCAGGTAATGAAAACTACGTGGGTTTGGCTGTTACTGgaaagataaaaaaaagaaaagaaaaaaaaatccaacaaaaaaatggtaataaaaatattatgaaattTGAACAAGATAAAAGtgaaaatgaagataattCACATGTAGAACAATTAATTAATcagaataatataaataatatacataatataaataatattgaatttgaagaagatgaacataaaataaataaagaaacTAATTCATATTTTGAAAAACACCAAATGTTAAAGGAAAATTACCTTTTCTTACCCAAAGGTAATGgagatataaaaaatggaGATGTCATTATTACAACAAAAATGTTTGGTTTCGGATTTATTATGGCAGCgcatattataaaaaaagcAAAAGCTAGGTGGATATATAGTTGCCTTGATGAAATGTTAATATCTAATAGAAAAAGTggtttatattttcttcaaaaTAATGCCAAGGCATGTACAGATGTTACAGGGTTTGGTATATTAGGACATTTAAATGAAATGTTGAAATGTTcaagaaaagaaatttatttacaacataaaaaaacaaattataaaCACAATGATAATTTGGATCAAACTACAAAAGATGATTATAGTAAAAATCAAgataaacaaataaaacaaaaaaaaaaaaaaattttaaatatgtgtgatcaaaataataataagcTCAATATGTTGGGTGCAAAAATTAAacttaataatattattatagcAGAAGGGGTACAAGAATGtattgaaaataatatatattcatctatgtataaaaaaaatcattatttatgtaataatataataaatctAGATGAAGCACAATTATATAGCAAATATGGAATTCTTTTTGACCCTCAAACAAGTGGAGGATTAATGGCTATAGTTCAGAAGGAAAAAGCTACTCAAATATTGTCTgatttgaaaaatatggGATATCCTAATTCTTCAATTATAGgtgaaataataaatgttcaatatgaaaaatttaataataaatctaTACAAGATATATCATTATCTGATTATTTGGATACAACCGATTCTATATATGTAGAATTGTAA